In Xanthomonas sp. SI, the following are encoded in one genomic region:
- a CDS encoding penicillin acylase family protein: MKQYPLTLRFVLFIVVPLLALAAWGISHLSSSLPQQDGTLAVTGLRAPVEIHRDSAGVPSIVASNDRDAFFALGYAHAQDRMWQLELQRRIASGRLSEVFGKDSIDQDIWFRTLGLQSSAREAWKALSPQARDSLQAYADGVNAWLAGHPSLPLEFSAMAIKPEPWSVYDSLAWIKVFALNLGGNYRQEVEHMLARQMLDPHKFAALYPNLHAEPPIPAPLAAASVGMSLQRMADFQEKLERDFGLGGRYVGSNAWAVSGHLTGNGAAMLANDPHLGLQIPSLWYMAAIKGDRIDARGATIVGLPVVIFGRNQHIAWGGTNSMADVQDLYFEEADPDDANRYRTENGWEGFKSTTELIAVRQDFPALLSPKLRPLRIQVRSTRHGPVVSDLFKVFDAPVSMRWTALDTDDTSYEAFYRLNYAEDWSGFRHALAPLVAPALNLLYADDTGNIGMLTAGRIPIRTAGGGDVPVSGWDGGHAWRGYIAPEAMPSRYNPPSGVLVSANEKFFDSDYPYPINGEWAPPDRARRIEHLLLALKDKGGALTPQAMGRIQTDTVSEPARRLLARMLRLQPSNDQQRRAFALLRTWNGDMSRDSRAASIFNAWVQTLRRELMADELGGSWNRETQNRYVKSVAGDVDLDTLGAMLVDGPDSWCQNLDTPEPDTCDEVLDSSLNDALWELLKMTGDSSMDDWAWGKLHATVYKHTPFSSINVLRSVFERSIASGGSPDTVNVASYRYDRAGRFTQDFGAGFRQVMALGGKGGAHLYINSTGQSGNVVSAHYDDMVEPFRDGVLRAWPSASAGQALRLTPASPGHVQDPR, translated from the coding sequence TTGAAGCAATACCCGTTAACGTTGCGATTCGTGTTGTTCATCGTTGTTCCATTGCTGGCGCTGGCCGCCTGGGGAATCTCGCACCTCAGTTCCAGCCTGCCGCAGCAGGACGGTACGCTTGCCGTCACCGGACTGCGCGCGCCCGTGGAGATCCATCGCGACTCCGCGGGTGTTCCGAGCATCGTCGCAAGCAACGACCGCGACGCTTTTTTCGCCCTCGGCTATGCGCATGCGCAGGACCGCATGTGGCAGCTCGAGCTGCAACGACGCATCGCCAGCGGCCGCTTGAGCGAAGTCTTCGGCAAGGACAGCATCGATCAAGACATCTGGTTCCGGACGTTGGGGCTGCAAAGCTCGGCGCGCGAGGCGTGGAAGGCGTTGAGTCCGCAGGCGCGCGATTCGCTGCAGGCCTATGCGGACGGGGTCAACGCCTGGCTCGCGGGACATCCGAGCTTGCCGCTGGAGTTCTCTGCGATGGCGATCAAGCCCGAGCCCTGGTCGGTGTACGACTCGCTGGCCTGGATCAAGGTGTTCGCGCTCAATCTTGGCGGCAACTATCGCCAGGAAGTCGAGCACATGCTGGCGCGGCAGATGCTCGACCCGCACAAGTTCGCCGCGTTGTACCCGAATCTCCACGCGGAACCACCTATACCGGCGCCGCTCGCGGCCGCCTCGGTCGGCATGTCGCTGCAACGCATGGCGGATTTCCAAGAGAAACTGGAGCGCGATTTCGGCCTCGGCGGACGCTACGTAGGCAGCAATGCCTGGGCCGTGTCCGGTCACCTCACCGGCAACGGTGCGGCGATGCTGGCGAACGATCCGCACCTGGGCCTGCAGATACCCTCGCTCTGGTACATGGCGGCGATCAAGGGCGACCGCATCGATGCGCGCGGTGCGACCATCGTCGGCTTGCCGGTGGTGATCTTCGGCCGCAACCAGCACATCGCCTGGGGCGGCACCAATTCCATGGCGGACGTGCAGGACCTGTACTTCGAGGAGGCCGATCCTGACGACGCGAACCGCTATCGTACCGAGAACGGGTGGGAAGGCTTCAAGAGCACGACCGAGCTGATCGCCGTCCGCCAGGATTTTCCCGCCTTGCTCAGCCCCAAGCTGCGGCCGCTGCGCATCCAGGTCCGCAGCACGCGTCACGGCCCGGTGGTGAGCGATCTGTTCAAGGTGTTCGATGCGCCGGTGTCGATGCGGTGGACCGCGCTGGACACGGACGATACCTCCTACGAAGCGTTCTATCGGCTCAATTACGCAGAGGACTGGAGCGGCTTCCGCCACGCGCTGGCACCGTTGGTCGCGCCGGCGCTGAACCTGCTCTATGCCGACGATACCGGCAACATCGGGATGCTCACCGCCGGACGCATTCCGATCCGCACGGCCGGTGGCGGCGACGTGCCCGTCTCCGGCTGGGACGGAGGCCATGCATGGCGTGGCTACATCGCCCCGGAGGCGATGCCGAGCCGCTATAACCCGCCCAGTGGCGTGCTGGTGTCGGCGAACGAAAAATTCTTCGACTCCGATTACCCCTATCCAATCAATGGCGAATGGGCGCCGCCGGACCGCGCGCGCAGGATCGAGCACCTGCTTCTGGCCCTGAAGGACAAAGGCGGCGCGTTGACGCCACAGGCCATGGGCCGCATCCAGACCGACACGGTAAGCGAGCCGGCGCGGCGCCTGCTGGCGCGCATGCTGCGCCTGCAGCCTTCCAACGACCAGCAACGCAGGGCATTCGCGCTCCTGCGGACGTGGAACGGCGACATGTCGCGCGACAGCCGCGCGGCCAGCATCTTCAATGCGTGGGTGCAAACCCTCCGCCGCGAGTTGATGGCCGACGAGCTGGGCGGCAGCTGGAACCGGGAAACCCAGAACCGCTACGTCAAGAGCGTGGCGGGCGACGTCGACCTGGACACCCTGGGCGCGATGCTGGTGGACGGGCCGGACAGCTGGTGCCAGAACCTCGATACACCGGAACCCGATACCTGCGACGAGGTGCTCGACAGCTCGCTCAACGACGCCCTTTGGGAGCTTCTGAAGATGACCGGCGATTCATCCATGGACGATTGGGCGTGGGGCAAGTTACACGCCACGGTCTACAAGCACACGCCTTTCAGTAGCATCAACGTGCTGCGCAGCGTCTTCGAGCGCAGCATCGCCAGCGGCGGTTCGCCGGATACGGTCAACGTGGCGTCCTATCGCTACGATCGCGCAGGACGCTTCACTCAGGATTTCGGCGCCGGTTTCCGTCAGGTCATGGCGTTGGGCGGGAAGGGCGGCGCGCACCTGTACATAAACTCGACGGGCCAGTCGGGAAATGTCGTCAGTGCCCACTACGACGACATGGTCGAGCCCTTCCGCGACGGGGTGCTGCGCGCCTGGCCGTCCGCCTCCGCCGGCCAGGCGCTGCGCCTGACGCCGGCCTCCCCCGGCCACGTCCAGGATCCACGATGA
- a CDS encoding cyclic peptide export ABC transporter, which translates to MKLLGTFARRAPNRVFLSIVLGALAGVSYALIIPLVLSAIDPGKDRFAKVDPDIAVFFVWQVSNYRYAVLFVLVCLLILVARTASQVILTRISMDVTTDLRTRMYRRISSAPIADLERVGMPRLIASITADVPVIIAGARLLPELLTNGVTLVGMLGFLLYLNAGVFWFVLGCIGFGVVTYQVPMMIGRRYLVRARRNLDDLHEAIRGLVHGAKELKLNRDKRVDYFDRVLAHNETRVRETAKTGHSIMGVAVNYGGLIVFFVIGAVSFVFVNHHAIDSQELSGVIMALLYVTGPVGALLNFIPQFTTAQIALKRFNELFDRIPEESIDHAAPKRSGWSTLRLEGVTYHYPNRADDSGFAVGPLDLEIRRGEITFIVGGNGSGKSTLSKLVTLHYLPDGGSIYFDGERVDQDNISGFRCGIAAIYSDYFLFDRPLGVDPAQARPQVEEYLREFALDHKVRFEHGRFSTLALSDGQKRRLALVVAMIEDAEMYLFDEWAADQDPAFKGVFYNRILPDLKARGKAVVAISHDDRYFHLADQMIVMRDGVAVRDDALAPTVAPESLLAAP; encoded by the coding sequence ATGAAACTGTTGGGCACCTTCGCCAGGCGCGCGCCGAACCGGGTATTCCTGTCCATCGTGCTCGGCGCGCTGGCTGGCGTCAGCTACGCGCTGATCATCCCGTTGGTGCTCAGTGCCATCGACCCGGGCAAGGACCGGTTCGCCAAAGTCGATCCTGACATCGCGGTGTTCTTCGTCTGGCAGGTATCCAATTACCGCTATGCCGTGCTGTTCGTGCTGGTCTGCCTGCTGATCCTGGTCGCGCGCACCGCCTCGCAGGTCATCCTCACGCGCATCTCGATGGACGTCACCACCGATCTGCGCACCCGCATGTACCGCCGCATTTCCAGCGCGCCGATCGCCGATCTCGAGCGCGTCGGCATGCCGCGGCTGATCGCGTCGATCACCGCCGATGTCCCCGTGATCATCGCCGGCGCGCGCCTGCTGCCGGAACTGCTGACCAATGGCGTCACCCTGGTCGGCATGCTCGGCTTCCTGCTGTACCTGAATGCGGGTGTGTTCTGGTTCGTGCTGGGCTGTATCGGTTTCGGCGTGGTGACCTATCAGGTGCCGATGATGATCGGGCGCCGCTACCTGGTGCGTGCGCGGCGCAATCTCGACGACCTGCACGAGGCGATACGCGGCTTGGTCCACGGCGCCAAGGAACTCAAGCTCAACCGCGACAAGCGCGTGGATTACTTTGATCGGGTGTTGGCCCATAACGAGACGCGGGTTCGCGAAACGGCCAAGACCGGGCACTCGATCATGGGCGTGGCGGTGAACTACGGCGGACTGATCGTCTTCTTCGTGATCGGCGCGGTCAGCTTCGTGTTCGTCAACCATCATGCGATCGACAGCCAGGAGCTGAGCGGGGTGATCATGGCGCTGCTGTACGTCACCGGGCCGGTAGGCGCGCTGCTCAATTTCATTCCGCAGTTCACCACCGCGCAGATCGCGCTGAAGCGCTTCAACGAGCTGTTCGACCGCATTCCCGAGGAGTCGATCGACCATGCCGCGCCCAAGCGCAGCGGCTGGTCGACCCTGCGCCTGGAAGGCGTGACCTACCACTATCCGAATCGCGCCGACGACAGCGGTTTCGCCGTCGGACCCCTGGATCTGGAAATACGCCGCGGCGAGATCACTTTCATCGTCGGCGGCAACGGTTCGGGAAAGTCCACCCTGAGTAAGCTCGTCACGCTGCACTACCTGCCTGACGGGGGCAGCATCTACTTCGACGGCGAGCGCGTGGACCAGGACAACATCTCCGGCTTTCGCTGCGGCATCGCCGCGATCTATTCCGACTACTTCCTGTTCGACCGCCCGCTGGGGGTCGACCCCGCGCAGGCGCGCCCGCAAGTCGAAGAGTACCTGCGCGAGTTCGCCCTGGACCACAAGGTGCGCTTCGAGCATGGACGCTTCTCCACGCTGGCGCTGTCGGATGGGCAGAAGCGCCGCCTGGCGCTGGTGGTGGCGATGATCGAGGACGCCGAGATGTATCTGTTCGACGAATGGGCCGCCGATCAGGACCCTGCATTCAAGGGCGTGTTCTATAACCGCATCCTTCCCGATCTCAAGGCGCGCGGCAAGGCGGTCGTGGCGATATCGCACGACGACCGCTATTTCCACTTGGCCGATCAGATGATCGTGATGCGCGACGGAGTCGCGGTGCGCGACGATGCGCTCGCGCCCACCGTGGCGCCCGAGTCGCTGCTGGCCGCGCCATAA
- a CDS encoding RHS repeat-associated core domain-containing protein, translated as MKNGIYKVQAVSRMRSKVFVVGMLLGALSMVGSLWHLEVGLLPAAQASAAESALGDVMQPLAALAQRVQLKDGRWLQLNAAGTQLRKEGAGATPSDKALDLPEVRINPSLTLLPSGRVLIWGGTDGHGTLRRDGLWYDPTLDALSVANDLTLSPRAGHTATVLTDGSVLFAGGDTASAGMPAELWDERRNRALALADETSIARRGHTALLQSDGQVRIAGGVDRHGTRQETDLVYSQNGGRFSNALSQQDHLPAGLAGSIPAQGAKDVLPSQRLSVRFAQPVNVADFSTSSVTLIGPGGTTPIEVMPAEGGRLLFVSPKRSLFPASHYTLMVDGVRTREGKPQPLVAIDFSTAALDAAGSATETADTATEPESERVTTGDARHRSGCDQTGSAAQPCRAHGFVDNGIWYPGRDNTDSRWRIYSDEKRVELAGYSAIMAARYKLTALRGRVVRVDQMPVANVEVSIGSITTRTNADGWFALFDLPQGHQELYVDGSTANVGADQYGQFVVGVDIKPGRLNELPYLMHLPKISARDKVRIASPLKQDLVIGHPDIPGLELHIPKGTVIHDRKGRLVNEIAIVPTPVNRAPFPVMENHPMAFTVEPGASQVRGLDPDARNGIRVYYPNYDNYRKGTEADFWIYDPTDGWRVYGRGTVSKDGRHFVPEQGVALHETMGGMYSVPGGNGASEPNLAADNSGQCGCSGDAAVAGDPVDLKTGEFTHAETDLSIDDIVPITVGRNYRPNDLKRGVFGIGMSWNWGYTLNRPSTANYDVLELVQPNGSSLRFDRISGTGNQGEWRQAGSNTRFAGALIKTVYDSDPTQPWGRAFLLTLRDGSRMQFSSWNDIRVRWIEDRHGNRTSLLYNAGLISEIISPSGRSVAIAYDGSNRIKTLRDHTGREWSYSYDSNGLLSKATYPDATFRQYTFQTRVQNGAMAQHRIESITNQRGHRLLLNRFETVNGVSTGRVIKQTQADGGEISIDYAHVDNGVTGTLVTEVDGSKRRIVFADGTPYPVSETLAYGTAEAQTFTYERNSNGQLIRSTDPLGRKTEYSYNADGQTTQIIAMAGTAKARTLSMTYNADGDLTSITDPLNRVTRLGYQNRCLSSVTDTLNRTALYRCNAAGQMISATDPLQRTLQLHYDGFDLVGVTDTLGRRTNYRIDSLGRVVATEDPQGNVVRREYDVMGRVKKLVDAHGMALEYGFDANGNVAAVLLPNGNGITYTYDSRDRPLTRTDATGKGEQWTYDLADRVTSHIDRLQRAVVNTYDVLGRPKTTTFQDGTKATYTYDAGNRLRALTDTGAVGTLSWDYDDFDAVIAESGPQGTVGYAYDGVGRRKEMRAGAQAQVIYTYDDGDRLRQLDQGMERVQFDYDDVDRLGTLTLPNGVEAVHGYDEGNQLTSLAWQKPSKPAIGTLSFDYDRNGQVVSQSGSFASQVLPAATTSTSSFDDANRQLTHNGRTLTYDDNGNLIGDGVRSYVWNVRNQLVEIREGTSTIAAFGYDPLGRRVARTEGGVATQYLYDGQNAVQEAVGNNANPILTGLGVDQRFARNGAGGRTYYLTDHLGSTRGLTNASGDLLERYDYTPYGQLQNAPSGSTNPYRYTGREEDESGLYYYRARYYSPEMGRFISEDSYGFASGDANFYAYALGNPISYNDPSGHIAWFVLVPLIWGGIEVAISLYDAYDTGRTLLDPCETTEAKVIAAVGFGVGLFAPGGGYGSGSKKVYQYALRAKADGWYPVMTRGSKSPTSQVWLSEGEVWKFGTTQNPNKRYPKQYLQGIGTGGVDMVKEFDGTRSQALMLEQMKIDNFHFQNGQLPPGNKVRR; from the coding sequence ATGAAGAATGGAATCTACAAGGTACAGGCAGTCAGCCGCATGCGCTCCAAGGTCTTCGTGGTGGGGATGCTGCTGGGAGCGCTGTCGATGGTCGGCTCGCTGTGGCATCTGGAAGTGGGTTTGCTGCCCGCTGCTCAGGCCAGCGCGGCGGAAAGCGCCCTGGGCGACGTTATGCAGCCGTTGGCGGCACTAGCGCAACGCGTGCAGCTGAAGGATGGTCGCTGGCTGCAACTGAACGCCGCCGGCACGCAGCTTCGAAAAGAGGGTGCGGGTGCAACTCCGTCGGACAAAGCGCTGGATCTGCCGGAAGTTCGCATCAACCCCAGCTTGACGCTACTGCCGAGTGGTCGTGTGTTGATCTGGGGCGGTACCGACGGTCACGGTACCTTGCGACGCGATGGGCTCTGGTATGACCCTACGCTGGACGCGCTTTCAGTTGCCAACGACCTGACGCTGTCTCCGCGTGCAGGCCACACCGCAACGGTGCTGACGGACGGTAGTGTACTGTTCGCCGGCGGCGACACCGCGTCGGCAGGCATGCCTGCCGAGCTTTGGGATGAACGCAGGAACCGCGCGTTGGCGCTTGCCGACGAGACCAGCATCGCGCGCCGTGGTCATACGGCGCTGCTGCAGAGTGACGGGCAGGTGCGCATTGCCGGTGGCGTCGATCGCCACGGAACACGTCAGGAAACAGATCTGGTCTACAGCCAGAACGGCGGGCGATTCTCCAATGCACTGTCGCAGCAAGACCATCTTCCAGCCGGACTGGCTGGCTCGATCCCGGCCCAGGGAGCCAAGGACGTGCTGCCGTCCCAGCGTTTGTCGGTACGCTTCGCGCAACCCGTCAACGTGGCCGATTTTTCCACGTCGTCGGTCACCTTGATCGGCCCCGGCGGCACTACCCCCATCGAGGTCATGCCGGCCGAAGGCGGCCGGCTGCTGTTCGTCTCGCCGAAACGGTCGCTGTTCCCCGCCTCCCACTACACCCTCATGGTTGACGGTGTGCGTACCCGGGAAGGAAAGCCACAGCCGCTGGTGGCGATCGACTTCAGCACCGCCGCCCTTGACGCCGCTGGAAGCGCCACCGAGACCGCAGATACTGCAACAGAGCCGGAGAGTGAGCGAGTCACCACCGGGGATGCGCGTCATCGGAGTGGCTGCGATCAGACGGGAAGCGCCGCTCAGCCCTGTCGCGCGCACGGCTTTGTCGACAATGGCATCTGGTACCCCGGCCGTGACAACACCGATAGTCGGTGGCGCATCTACAGCGATGAGAAGCGCGTCGAGTTGGCCGGATACTCGGCCATCATGGCCGCGCGCTACAAACTGACCGCGCTGCGCGGCCGCGTGGTCCGCGTGGACCAGATGCCGGTCGCCAATGTCGAGGTCAGCATCGGCAGCATCACGACCCGAACCAATGCCGACGGCTGGTTCGCCCTGTTCGACTTGCCCCAGGGCCATCAGGAGCTGTACGTCGACGGCAGCACCGCCAATGTCGGCGCTGACCAGTATGGGCAGTTCGTGGTCGGCGTGGACATCAAGCCCGGTCGCCTCAACGAATTGCCGTACCTGATGCACCTGCCCAAGATCAGCGCTCGGGACAAGGTGCGCATCGCCTCCCCGCTGAAGCAGGACCTGGTCATCGGCCATCCGGACATCCCGGGGCTGGAGCTGCACATACCCAAAGGCACGGTCATTCATGACCGCAAGGGGCGACTGGTCAACGAGATCGCGATCGTGCCGACGCCGGTCAACAGGGCGCCATTCCCGGTGATGGAAAACCATCCCATGGCGTTCACGGTCGAGCCCGGTGCATCTCAGGTGCGCGGGCTGGATCCCGACGCGCGCAATGGCATCCGTGTCTACTACCCGAACTACGACAATTACAGGAAGGGAACCGAAGCCGACTTCTGGATTTACGATCCAACCGATGGCTGGCGGGTGTACGGGCGCGGCACGGTTTCCAAGGACGGACGCCATTTCGTGCCGGAACAGGGCGTCGCCCTGCACGAAACCATGGGCGGCATGTACAGCGTTCCTGGGGGAAATGGCGCAAGCGAGCCCAACCTGGCCGCGGACAACTCCGGGCAATGCGGCTGCAGCGGCGATGCTGCCGTCGCCGGCGATCCGGTCGACCTGAAGACCGGCGAGTTCACCCACGCCGAGACCGACCTCTCCATCGACGATATCGTGCCCATTACCGTGGGGCGCAATTATCGGCCCAACGATCTCAAGCGCGGCGTCTTCGGCATTGGCATGTCGTGGAATTGGGGCTACACCCTCAATCGCCCCAGTACCGCCAACTACGACGTCCTGGAACTGGTGCAGCCCAATGGCTCATCGTTGCGGTTCGACAGGATTTCCGGCACCGGCAACCAGGGCGAGTGGCGGCAGGCCGGCTCCAATACCCGCTTCGCCGGCGCGTTGATCAAGACCGTCTACGACTCGGATCCGACCCAGCCCTGGGGGCGAGCGTTCCTGCTCACCCTGCGTGACGGTTCCCGGATGCAGTTCTCCAGTTGGAACGACATCCGCGTGCGCTGGATCGAGGATCGTCACGGCAACCGCACGTCGCTGCTCTACAACGCAGGCCTGATATCGGAGATCATCTCGCCCAGCGGCCGCTCCGTCGCCATCGCCTACGACGGCAGCAATCGCATCAAGACACTGCGCGACCATACTGGCCGCGAGTGGTCGTACAGCTACGACAGCAACGGCCTGCTCTCGAAGGCAACGTATCCGGATGCGACGTTCCGCCAGTACACGTTCCAGACGCGTGTTCAGAACGGAGCCATGGCTCAGCACCGCATCGAGTCGATCACGAATCAGCGCGGGCATCGCCTGCTGCTCAACCGCTTCGAGACGGTCAATGGCGTTTCGACCGGGCGGGTGATCAAGCAGACCCAGGCCGATGGCGGCGAGATCAGCATCGACTACGCCCACGTCGACAACGGGGTGACCGGCACGCTGGTTACCGAGGTTGATGGCAGCAAGCGCAGGATTGTATTCGCCGATGGCACCCCTTACCCGGTCTCGGAGACACTGGCGTATGGGACTGCGGAAGCGCAGACCTTCACCTACGAGCGCAACAGCAACGGCCAGCTGATTCGCAGCACCGACCCGCTGGGACGAAAGACCGAGTACAGCTACAACGCGGACGGCCAGACCACACAGATCATAGCGATGGCGGGCACAGCGAAGGCCCGGACCCTCAGCATGACGTACAACGCCGATGGCGACCTGACGTCCATCACCGACCCGCTGAACAGGGTCACGCGGCTGGGCTACCAGAACCGCTGCCTGAGTTCGGTGACCGATACGCTCAATCGCACCGCGCTCTATCGCTGCAACGCCGCTGGCCAGATGATCAGCGCCACCGATCCACTGCAACGGACACTACAGCTCCACTACGACGGATTCGACTTGGTCGGGGTTACCGATACCCTGGGGCGTCGCACCAACTATCGCATCGATTCCCTGGGACGCGTGGTCGCAACAGAAGACCCGCAGGGCAACGTCGTCCGCCGCGAGTACGACGTGATGGGGCGGGTCAAGAAGCTGGTCGATGCGCATGGCATGGCATTGGAGTACGGCTTCGATGCCAACGGCAATGTCGCCGCTGTGTTGCTGCCCAACGGCAATGGGATCACCTACACCTACGATAGCCGCGACCGTCCTTTGACCCGTACCGATGCGACTGGAAAGGGCGAGCAGTGGACGTACGACCTGGCTGATCGCGTCACCAGCCACATCGACAGGCTGCAGCGCGCTGTCGTCAACACATACGACGTGTTGGGACGACCGAAGACCACCACCTTCCAGGATGGCACCAAGGCCACCTATACATATGACGCCGGCAATCGCCTGCGTGCGCTTACGGACACTGGCGCGGTAGGCACACTGAGCTGGGACTACGACGACTTCGATGCGGTCATTGCCGAATCCGGCCCGCAGGGAACCGTCGGGTACGCCTACGACGGTGTCGGCCGTCGCAAGGAAATGCGTGCAGGTGCGCAGGCCCAAGTCATCTATACCTATGACGATGGCGACCGCCTGCGGCAGCTGGACCAAGGGATGGAGAGGGTCCAGTTCGACTACGACGATGTCGACCGTCTGGGGACCTTGACGCTGCCCAATGGCGTCGAGGCCGTACACGGCTACGATGAAGGCAACCAGCTGACCAGCCTGGCCTGGCAGAAGCCCAGCAAGCCGGCGATCGGTACCTTGAGCTTCGACTATGACCGCAACGGACAGGTCGTCAGCCAGAGCGGCAGCTTTGCCAGCCAGGTCTTGCCCGCGGCAACAACGAGCACAAGCAGCTTCGACGACGCCAATCGTCAGCTGACGCACAACGGTCGCACGCTGACCTACGACGACAACGGCAACCTCATCGGCGATGGGGTGCGCAGCTATGTCTGGAACGTCCGCAACCAGTTGGTGGAGATCCGTGAAGGGACCAGCACCATCGCTGCATTCGGCTATGACCCGCTCGGCCGGCGAGTCGCACGGACCGAAGGAGGCGTTGCCACCCAGTACCTGTACGACGGGCAGAACGCGGTGCAGGAAGCGGTCGGCAACAACGCCAATCCGATCCTGACCGGACTCGGCGTCGATCAACGTTTTGCTCGCAACGGCGCGGGCGGTCGAACCTACTACCTGACCGACCATCTGGGCAGCACGCGCGGGCTGACCAACGCGTCCGGCGATCTTCTCGAGCGCTACGACTACACCCCCTACGGGCAATTGCAGAACGCACCAAGTGGCTCCACCAACCCGTATCGCTATACCGGCAGAGAGGAGGACGAAAGCGGGCTCTACTACTATCGGGCGCGCTACTACAGCCCGGAAATGGGCCGCTTCATCAGCGAGGACTCCTACGGCTTCGCCTCCGGCGATGCGAACTTCTACGCCTACGCACTGGGCAACCCGATCAGCTACAACGATCCTTCGGGGCATATTGCTTGGTTTGTATTGGTTCCACTGATTTGGGGCGGAATTGAAGTCGCAATTTCCCTGTACGACGCATATGACACAGGGAGAACGCTGCTCGATCCCTGCGAAACCACCGAAGCCAAGGTGATCGCTGCTGTTGGATTCGGTGTGGGCCTTTTCGCACCAGGGGGCGGTTACGGCTCGGGCTCAAAGAAGGTCTATCAATATGCGCTTCGAGCAAAAGCAGATGGCTGGTATCCTGTTATGACCAGGGGAAGTAAGAGCCCAACTTCGCAAGTCTGGCTATCCGAAGGTGAAGTGTGGAAATTTGGTACGACTCAGAATCCAAATAAAAGGTATCCTAAGCAATATCTGCAAGGCATTGGAACCGGTGGTGTCGATATGGTGAAGGAGTTTGACGGGACTAGGTCCCAGGCGCTAATGCTTGAGCAAATGAAGATCGATAACTTCCATTTTCAGAATGGCCAACTCCCGCCAGGAAATAAGGTTAGAAGGTAG